In one Mus caroli chromosome 14, CAROLI_EIJ_v1.1, whole genome shotgun sequence genomic region, the following are encoded:
- the Sec24c gene encoding protein transport protein Sec24C isoform X1 yields MNVNQSAPPVPPFGQNQPIYPGYHQSSYGGQPGPAAPATPYGAYNGPVPGYQQAPPQGVPRAPPSSGAPPASAAQVPCGQTTYGQFGQGDIQNGPSPTAQMQRVPGSQQFGPPLAPVVSQPAVLQPYGPPPTSTQVTAQLAGMQITGAVAQAPPPSGLGYGPPTSLASASGNFPNSGPYGSYPQSQAPPLSQAQGHPGVQPPLRSAPPLASSFTSPASGGPQMPSMTGLLPPGQGFGSLPVNQANHVSSPPAPALPPGTQMTGAPVPPPPPMHSPQQPGYQLQQNGSFGPARGPQPNYESPYPGAPAFGSQPGPPQPLPPKRLDPDAIPSPQLNELPPQQKTRHRIDPDAIPSPIQVIEDDRNNRGSEPFVTGVRGQVPPLVTTNFLVKDQGNASPRYIRCTSYNIPCTSDMAKQAQVPLAAVIKPLARLPPEEASPYVVDHGESGPLRCNRCKAYMCPLMTFIEGGRRFQCSFCSCINDVPPQYFQHLDHTGKRVDAYDRPELSLGSYEFLATVDYCKNNKFPSPPAFIFMIDVSYNAIRTGLVRLLCEELKSLLDHLPREGGAEESAIRVGFVTYNKVLHFYNVKSSLAQPQMMVVSDVADMFVPLLDGFLVNVSESRAVITSLLDQIPEMFADTRETETVFAPVIQAGMEALKAAECAGKLFLFHTSLPIAEAPGKLKNRDDRKLINTDKEKTLFQPQTGTYQTLAKECVAQGCCVDLFLFPNQYVDVATLSVVPQLTGGSVYKYACFQVENDQERFLSDLRRDVQKVVGFDAVMRVRTSTGIRAVDFFGAFYMSNTTDVELAGLDGDKTVTVEFKHDDRLNEENGALLQCALLYTSCAGQRRLRIHNLALNCCTQLADLYRNCETDTLINYMAKFAYRAVLNSPVKTVRDTLITQCAQILACYRKNCASPSSAGQLILPECMKLLPVYLNCVLKSDVLQPGAEVTTDDRAYVRQLVSSMDVAETNVFFYPRLLPLTKSPLDSTTEPPAVRASEERLSSGDIYLLENGLNLFVWVGASVQQAVVQSLFNVSSFSQITSGLSVLPVLDNPLSKKVRGLIDSLRAQRMRYMKLIVVKQEDKLEMLFKHFLVEDKSLSGGASYVDFLCHMHKEIRQLLS; encoded by the exons GGTCCCTGGTTCTCAGCAGTTTGGGCCTCCATTGGCCCCTGTGGTCAGCCAGCCAGCTGTGCTTCAGCCCTATGGTCCTCCCCCCACAAGTACACAGGTGACTGCACAGCTGGCCGGAATGCAGATCACTGGTGCTGTGGCccaggcccctcccccttctggaTTGGGCTATG GTCCACCAACATCATTGGCCTCAGCCTCAGGAAATTTCCCTAATTCTGGTCCATACGGCTCCTATCCTCAGAGCCAGGCTCCTCCCCTTAGCCaggctcaaggtcatcctggagTCCAGCCTCCCCTTCGTTCTGCCCCACCTCTGGCTTCCAGCTTCACATCCCCAGCTTCAGGTGGTCCTCAGATGCCTTCCATGACTGGACTACTCCCTCCTGGACAGGGCTTTGGGAGTCTTCCAGTGAACCAGGCTAACCACGTGTCCtcgcctcctgctcctgctcttccCCCGGGCACCCAGATGACTGGGGCCCCAGTACCACCGCCACCACCTATGCACTCCCCTCAGCAGCCTGGTTATCAGCTGCAGCAAAATG GTTCCTTTGGACCAGCTCGAGGCCCTCAACCTAATTATGAGAGCCCATACCCTGGAGCACCTGCCTTTGGCAGTCAGCCTGGGCCTCCCCAGCCATTGCCTCCTAAGCGTCTGGACCCTGATGCCATACCTAGCCCT CAACTTAATGAGCTGCCTCCTCAGCAGAAAACCAGGCACAGAATAGACCCTGATGCCATTCCTAGTCCA ATTCAGGTTATTGAAGATGATAGAAACAACCGGGGTTCAGAGCCATTTGTTACTGGTGTACGGGGACAGGTGCCACCTTTAGTCACCACCAATTTCCTGGTGAAAGACCAAG GGAATGCAAGTCCCCGTTACATTCGATGCACATCCTATAATATCCCTTGTACTTCTGACATGGCTAAACAGGCTCAGGTGCCTCTGGCCGCTGTCATTAAACCACTGGCAAGGCTGCCTCCAGAGGAG GCTTCACCGTATGTTGTGGATCATGGCGAATCTGGCCCCCTGCGCTGTAATCGCTGCAAAGCATACATGTGCCCTCTCATGACATTCATCGAGGGAGGGAGGCGCTTCCAGTGCTCCTTCTGCAGTTGTATCAATGATG TTCCCCCCCAGTATTTTCAACATCTGGATCATACCGGCAAACGTGTGGATGCTTATGACCGTCCTGAGCTGTCTCTGGGATCTTATGAATTCTTGGCTACTGTAGATTACTGTAAG AACAATAAATTCCCTagtcctcctgccttcatctttATGATTGATGTCTCCTACAATGCCATCAGAACTGGTCTTGTCCGGCTCCTCTGTGAGGAGCTCAAGTCCCTCTTAGACCACCTGCCTAG GGAGGGTGGAGCAGAAGAGTCAGCAATCCGAGTTGGCTTTGTCACCTATAATAAAGTGCTCCACTTCTACAATGTGAAAAGCTCCTTGGCTCAGCCACAGATGATGGTTGTATCTGATGTAGCTGACATGTTTGTGCCACTGCTGGATGGCTTCCTAGTCAATGTCAGTGAGTCTCGGGCTGTTATCACCAG CTTATTGGATCAGATTCCAGAAATGTTTGCAGATACAAGAGAGACGGAGACAGTATTTGCTCCAGTTATCCAGGCTGGGATGGAAGCTCTGAAG GCTGCTGAGTGTGCAGGAAAGCTGTTTCTGTTCCACACATCCTTGCCCATTGCAGAGGCCCCAGGGAAGCTGAAGAATAGAGATGATAGGAAGTTGATCAACACAGACAAGGAGAAG aCTCTGTTTCAGCCTCAGACAGGTACCTATCAGACTCTGGCCAAAGAGTGTGTGGCCCAAGGCTGCTGTGTggacctcttcctcttccctaacCAATATGTCGATGTGGCCACACTCTCTGTTGTTCCCCAGCTTACTGGAGGCTCTGTCTACAAATATGCCTGCTTCCAG GTGGAAAATGACCAGGAACGGTTCTTAAGTGACCTGCGTCGGGATGTACAGAAGGTGGTTGGCTTTGATGCTGTTATGCGGGTTCGGACAAGTACTG GTATCCGTGCTGTAGATTTCTTTGGCGCTTTCTACATGAGCAATACAACAGATGTGGAGTTGGCTGGACTGGATGGAGACAAGACAGTGACTGTGGAATTCAAGCATGATGATCGGCTCAATGAAGAGAATGGAGCCCTCCTGCAG TGTGCCCTGCTTTATACCAGCTGTGCAGGGCAGCGTCGGCTTCGCATCCACAACTTGGCCCTAAACTGCTGCACCCAGCTGGCTGATCTGTATCGAAACTGTGAGACTGACACACTCATCAACTACATGGCCAAGTTTG CATACCGGGCTGTTCTGAATAGCCCTGTGAAGACTGTCCGTGACACTCTCATCACCCAGTGTGCCCAGATCCTGGCCTGTTATAGAAAGAACTGTGCCAGCCCTTCTTCTGCAGGACAG TTGATTCTTCCTGAGTGCATGAAGCTCCTCCCAGTTTACCTGAACTGTGTGTTGAAGAGTGATGTTCTGCAGCCTGGAGCTGAGGTCACTACTGATGATCGTGCCTATGTTCGGCAGCTGGTTTCCTCCATGGACGTGGCTGAGACCAATGTCTTCTTCTACCCTCGGCTCCTACCACTG ACAAAGTCTCCCCTTGATAGTACTACTGAACCACCAGCAGTTCGAGCCTCTGAAGAGCGCCTAAGCAGTGGCGATATATATTTGCTGGAAAATGGGCTCAACCTCTTTGTCTGGGTGGGAGCAAGCGTCCAACAAGCTGTTGTCCAGAGCCTTTTCAACGTGTCCTCCTTTAGTCAGATCACCAGCGGCTTG AGTGTTCTGCCAGTTCTGGATAATCCACTGTCTAAGAAAGTTCGAGGTCTCATTGATAGCCTACGGGCACAGAGAATGCGGTACATGAAG CTTATCGTGGTCAAGCAGGAAGACAAGCTGGAGATGCTGTTCAAGCACTTCCTGGTGGAAGACAAGAGCCTAAGTGGAGGTGCATCCTATGTGGACTTTCTCTGTCATATGCACAAGGAGATCCGGCAGCTACTGAGCTAA
- the Sec24c gene encoding protein transport protein Sec24C isoform X2: MNVNQSAPPVPPFGQNQPIYPGYHQSSYGGQPGPAAPATPYGAYNGPVPGYQQAPPQGVPRAPPSSGAPPASAAQVPCGQTTYGQFGQGDIQNGPSPTAQMQRVPGSQQFGPPLAPVVSQPAVLQPYGPPPTSTQVTAQLAGMQITGAVAQAPPPSGLGYGPPTSLASASGNFPNSGPYGSYPQSQAPPLSQAQGHPGVQPPLRSAPPLASSFTSPASGGPQMPSMTGLLPPGQGFGSLPVNQANHVSSPPAPALPPGTQMTGAPVPPPPPMHSPQQPGYQLQQNGSFGPARGPQPNYESPYPGAPAFGSQPGPPQPLPPKRLDPDAIPSPIQVIEDDRNNRGSEPFVTGVRGQVPPLVTTNFLVKDQGNASPRYIRCTSYNIPCTSDMAKQAQVPLAAVIKPLARLPPEEASPYVVDHGESGPLRCNRCKAYMCPLMTFIEGGRRFQCSFCSCINDVPPQYFQHLDHTGKRVDAYDRPELSLGSYEFLATVDYCKNNKFPSPPAFIFMIDVSYNAIRTGLVRLLCEELKSLLDHLPREGGAEESAIRVGFVTYNKVLHFYNVKSSLAQPQMMVVSDVADMFVPLLDGFLVNVSESRAVITSLLDQIPEMFADTRETETVFAPVIQAGMEALKAAECAGKLFLFHTSLPIAEAPGKLKNRDDRKLINTDKEKTLFQPQTGTYQTLAKECVAQGCCVDLFLFPNQYVDVATLSVVPQLTGGSVYKYACFQVENDQERFLSDLRRDVQKVVGFDAVMRVRTSTGIRAVDFFGAFYMSNTTDVELAGLDGDKTVTVEFKHDDRLNEENGALLQCALLYTSCAGQRRLRIHNLALNCCTQLADLYRNCETDTLINYMAKFAYRAVLNSPVKTVRDTLITQCAQILACYRKNCASPSSAGQLILPECMKLLPVYLNCVLKSDVLQPGAEVTTDDRAYVRQLVSSMDVAETNVFFYPRLLPLTKSPLDSTTEPPAVRASEERLSSGDIYLLENGLNLFVWVGASVQQAVVQSLFNVSSFSQITSGLSVLPVLDNPLSKKVRGLIDSLRAQRMRYMKLIVVKQEDKLEMLFKHFLVEDKSLSGGASYVDFLCHMHKEIRQLLS; this comes from the exons GGTCCCTGGTTCTCAGCAGTTTGGGCCTCCATTGGCCCCTGTGGTCAGCCAGCCAGCTGTGCTTCAGCCCTATGGTCCTCCCCCCACAAGTACACAGGTGACTGCACAGCTGGCCGGAATGCAGATCACTGGTGCTGTGGCccaggcccctcccccttctggaTTGGGCTATG GTCCACCAACATCATTGGCCTCAGCCTCAGGAAATTTCCCTAATTCTGGTCCATACGGCTCCTATCCTCAGAGCCAGGCTCCTCCCCTTAGCCaggctcaaggtcatcctggagTCCAGCCTCCCCTTCGTTCTGCCCCACCTCTGGCTTCCAGCTTCACATCCCCAGCTTCAGGTGGTCCTCAGATGCCTTCCATGACTGGACTACTCCCTCCTGGACAGGGCTTTGGGAGTCTTCCAGTGAACCAGGCTAACCACGTGTCCtcgcctcctgctcctgctcttccCCCGGGCACCCAGATGACTGGGGCCCCAGTACCACCGCCACCACCTATGCACTCCCCTCAGCAGCCTGGTTATCAGCTGCAGCAAAATG GTTCCTTTGGACCAGCTCGAGGCCCTCAACCTAATTATGAGAGCCCATACCCTGGAGCACCTGCCTTTGGCAGTCAGCCTGGGCCTCCCCAGCCATTGCCTCCTAAGCGTCTGGACCCTGATGCCATACCTAGCCCT ATTCAGGTTATTGAAGATGATAGAAACAACCGGGGTTCAGAGCCATTTGTTACTGGTGTACGGGGACAGGTGCCACCTTTAGTCACCACCAATTTCCTGGTGAAAGACCAAG GGAATGCAAGTCCCCGTTACATTCGATGCACATCCTATAATATCCCTTGTACTTCTGACATGGCTAAACAGGCTCAGGTGCCTCTGGCCGCTGTCATTAAACCACTGGCAAGGCTGCCTCCAGAGGAG GCTTCACCGTATGTTGTGGATCATGGCGAATCTGGCCCCCTGCGCTGTAATCGCTGCAAAGCATACATGTGCCCTCTCATGACATTCATCGAGGGAGGGAGGCGCTTCCAGTGCTCCTTCTGCAGTTGTATCAATGATG TTCCCCCCCAGTATTTTCAACATCTGGATCATACCGGCAAACGTGTGGATGCTTATGACCGTCCTGAGCTGTCTCTGGGATCTTATGAATTCTTGGCTACTGTAGATTACTGTAAG AACAATAAATTCCCTagtcctcctgccttcatctttATGATTGATGTCTCCTACAATGCCATCAGAACTGGTCTTGTCCGGCTCCTCTGTGAGGAGCTCAAGTCCCTCTTAGACCACCTGCCTAG GGAGGGTGGAGCAGAAGAGTCAGCAATCCGAGTTGGCTTTGTCACCTATAATAAAGTGCTCCACTTCTACAATGTGAAAAGCTCCTTGGCTCAGCCACAGATGATGGTTGTATCTGATGTAGCTGACATGTTTGTGCCACTGCTGGATGGCTTCCTAGTCAATGTCAGTGAGTCTCGGGCTGTTATCACCAG CTTATTGGATCAGATTCCAGAAATGTTTGCAGATACAAGAGAGACGGAGACAGTATTTGCTCCAGTTATCCAGGCTGGGATGGAAGCTCTGAAG GCTGCTGAGTGTGCAGGAAAGCTGTTTCTGTTCCACACATCCTTGCCCATTGCAGAGGCCCCAGGGAAGCTGAAGAATAGAGATGATAGGAAGTTGATCAACACAGACAAGGAGAAG aCTCTGTTTCAGCCTCAGACAGGTACCTATCAGACTCTGGCCAAAGAGTGTGTGGCCCAAGGCTGCTGTGTggacctcttcctcttccctaacCAATATGTCGATGTGGCCACACTCTCTGTTGTTCCCCAGCTTACTGGAGGCTCTGTCTACAAATATGCCTGCTTCCAG GTGGAAAATGACCAGGAACGGTTCTTAAGTGACCTGCGTCGGGATGTACAGAAGGTGGTTGGCTTTGATGCTGTTATGCGGGTTCGGACAAGTACTG GTATCCGTGCTGTAGATTTCTTTGGCGCTTTCTACATGAGCAATACAACAGATGTGGAGTTGGCTGGACTGGATGGAGACAAGACAGTGACTGTGGAATTCAAGCATGATGATCGGCTCAATGAAGAGAATGGAGCCCTCCTGCAG TGTGCCCTGCTTTATACCAGCTGTGCAGGGCAGCGTCGGCTTCGCATCCACAACTTGGCCCTAAACTGCTGCACCCAGCTGGCTGATCTGTATCGAAACTGTGAGACTGACACACTCATCAACTACATGGCCAAGTTTG CATACCGGGCTGTTCTGAATAGCCCTGTGAAGACTGTCCGTGACACTCTCATCACCCAGTGTGCCCAGATCCTGGCCTGTTATAGAAAGAACTGTGCCAGCCCTTCTTCTGCAGGACAG TTGATTCTTCCTGAGTGCATGAAGCTCCTCCCAGTTTACCTGAACTGTGTGTTGAAGAGTGATGTTCTGCAGCCTGGAGCTGAGGTCACTACTGATGATCGTGCCTATGTTCGGCAGCTGGTTTCCTCCATGGACGTGGCTGAGACCAATGTCTTCTTCTACCCTCGGCTCCTACCACTG ACAAAGTCTCCCCTTGATAGTACTACTGAACCACCAGCAGTTCGAGCCTCTGAAGAGCGCCTAAGCAGTGGCGATATATATTTGCTGGAAAATGGGCTCAACCTCTTTGTCTGGGTGGGAGCAAGCGTCCAACAAGCTGTTGTCCAGAGCCTTTTCAACGTGTCCTCCTTTAGTCAGATCACCAGCGGCTTG AGTGTTCTGCCAGTTCTGGATAATCCACTGTCTAAGAAAGTTCGAGGTCTCATTGATAGCCTACGGGCACAGAGAATGCGGTACATGAAG CTTATCGTGGTCAAGCAGGAAGACAAGCTGGAGATGCTGTTCAAGCACTTCCTGGTGGAAGACAAGAGCCTAAGTGGAGGTGCATCCTATGTGGACTTTCTCTGTCATATGCACAAGGAGATCCGGCAGCTACTGAGCTAA